Proteins encoded within one genomic window of Egicoccus sp. AB-alg2:
- a CDS encoding MerR family transcriptional regulator, whose translation MSDPRAVLRIGEVSRRTGVAVPTLRAWERRYGLLSPDRTEGGHRLYSERDVDRVKAMQRLLEDGWSAAAAAREVLREPATVTQLRPVPGLGSASMALVERLESAIDAFDASGADAVVDDVFARLEIPRALDDVILPVLRRVGDGWQDDPRVIAREHFATNTLRPRLQRLLRATARSGGRSLLAAAPEGEEHDLGLLAAAVAAVDAGWRVHYLGARTPTPAMERGAADLQPDVVLVGAMFREQAEAFLATRPAFPRAGVVLGGSGFVAADVARLPRAVVHQGSIVDIPTSLEVARSARNDAI comes from the coding sequence GTGTCCGATCCCCGAGCCGTCCTGCGCATCGGTGAGGTGTCCCGCCGCACCGGTGTCGCCGTCCCCACGCTACGGGCGTGGGAGCGGCGCTACGGGCTGCTCTCACCCGATCGCACGGAGGGCGGTCACCGCCTCTACAGCGAGCGTGACGTCGACCGTGTGAAGGCGATGCAGCGGCTGCTGGAGGACGGCTGGTCGGCGGCGGCCGCGGCCCGCGAGGTGCTGCGCGAACCCGCGACCGTCACCCAGTTGCGGCCGGTCCCGGGGCTCGGGTCGGCGTCGATGGCGCTGGTCGAGCGGCTGGAGTCGGCCATCGATGCGTTCGACGCGTCCGGCGCCGACGCGGTCGTGGACGACGTGTTCGCCCGCCTGGAGATCCCGCGGGCGCTCGACGACGTGATCCTGCCGGTGCTGCGCCGGGTCGGCGACGGCTGGCAGGACGACCCGCGGGTGATCGCCCGCGAGCACTTCGCGACCAACACGCTGCGACCCCGGCTGCAACGCCTGCTGCGCGCCACGGCACGCTCCGGCGGACGCAGCCTGCTCGCCGCCGCGCCCGAGGGCGAGGAGCACGATCTCGGCCTGCTGGCCGCCGCGGTCGCCGCCGTCGATGCCGGCTGGCGGGTGCACTACCTCGGGGCGCGCACCCCGACGCCGGCCATGGAGCGCGGCGCCGCCGACCTGCAGCCCGACGTCGTGCTGGTCGGGGCCATGTTCCGGGAACAGGCCGAGGCGTTCCTCGCCACCCGGCCCGCGTTCCCGCGGGCCGGTGTCGTGCTGGGCGGCTCCGGGTTCGTCGCCGCGGACGTGGCGCGCCTGCCCCGGGCCGTCGTCCACCAGGGCTCGATCGTGGACATCCCCACGAGCCTCGAGGTGGCACGGTCGGCGCGCAACGACGCGATCTAG
- a CDS encoding dodecin family protein translates to MAVIKTIDLVGVSTESWRDAAHKALEEATKTLRNVEGFNVLETSAVVDGNEISEYHTHVRIKFRISR, encoded by the coding sequence ATGGCGGTCATCAAGACGATCGATCTGGTCGGCGTGTCGACCGAGTCCTGGCGCGACGCGGCGCACAAGGCACTCGAGGAGGCCACCAAGACGCTGCGCAACGTCGAAGGGTTCAACGTCCTGGAGACCTCCGCGGTGGTGGATGGCAACGAGATCAGCGAGTACCACACGCACGTGCGGATCAAGTTCCGCATCAGCCGCTGA
- a CDS encoding 2-deoxy-5-keto-D-gluconate 6-phosphate aldolase domain-containing protein: MELGYDHGLYAVRLEHRGADALDADAARVVLTGVRQVAAAGSAAAPDELGVLVDGDMLPDLAAEVTGEPLQLVLPVSDEGGAFRLAPGDDFGAYVDRFSPRIVEVELRWGPDVDPEVKKTQALDLTRLSAWLHETDRALLVDIDVPGTDDLDAGDERTQHVLRAAREVREIGVEPDLWALPGPRDVEEANAVSGLVRDAGRDHVHVLVRDEPGGAAGDPLRSLRHAASVGAYRGFVLGPSIWSDVLAQRRSGALDDDAAATAVAERLRQAIAAMQGDAVTDA, translated from the coding sequence ATGGAGCTCGGCTACGACCACGGGCTGTACGCGGTGCGGCTCGAGCACCGCGGCGCCGACGCGCTGGACGCCGACGCCGCACGGGTCGTGCTGACCGGCGTGCGCCAGGTCGCGGCGGCCGGCAGCGCCGCCGCGCCGGACGAGCTGGGGGTCCTGGTCGACGGCGACATGCTGCCGGACCTGGCCGCCGAGGTGACCGGCGAGCCGCTGCAGCTCGTGCTGCCGGTCAGCGACGAAGGTGGCGCCTTCCGGCTGGCGCCGGGTGACGACTTCGGCGCGTACGTCGACCGTTTCTCCCCGCGGATCGTCGAGGTGGAGCTGCGCTGGGGGCCGGACGTCGACCCCGAGGTGAAGAAGACCCAGGCCCTGGACCTGACCCGGCTGTCGGCGTGGTTGCACGAGACCGACCGCGCACTGCTGGTCGACATCGACGTCCCCGGCACGGACGACCTCGACGCCGGCGACGAGCGCACGCAGCATGTGCTGCGGGCCGCGCGCGAGGTCCGCGAGATCGGCGTCGAACCCGACCTGTGGGCCCTACCCGGCCCGCGCGACGTCGAGGAAGCGAACGCCGTCTCCGGGCTCGTGCGCGACGCCGGCCGTGACCACGTGCACGTCCTCGTCCGTGACGAGCCGGGCGGCGCTGCCGGTGACCCGCTGCGCAGTCTGCGCCACGCCGCGAGCGTCGGCGCCTACCGTGGTTTCGTGCTGGGGCCCTCCATCTGGTCGGATGTGCTCGCGCAGCGGCGCTCCGGCGCCCTCGACGACGACGCGGCCGCGACGGCGGTCGCCGAACGGCTGCGTCAGGCGATCGCGGCGATGCAGGGGGACGCCGTCACCGACGCCTGA
- a CDS encoding nuclear transport factor 2 family protein, whose amino-acid sequence MPDATAIDLVRTLYQAFEDGDHDAIRDCLADDLRWRQAASAVPAAGQDTTGADELLRRVVVHFEQEWDGFTEEVDDVFAADGRVTATGTYRGTYLATGRRLEAEFCHLWWVEGGKIRGFRQFTDTAAFAAVMRG is encoded by the coding sequence TTGCCCGACGCCACCGCCATCGATCTCGTGCGCACGCTGTACCAGGCGTTCGAGGACGGGGACCACGACGCCATCCGCGACTGCCTCGCCGACGACCTGCGGTGGCGGCAGGCGGCGTCGGCGGTGCCCGCCGCGGGGCAGGACACGACCGGCGCCGACGAGCTGCTGCGCCGGGTCGTCGTCCACTTCGAGCAGGAGTGGGACGGTTTCACGGAAGAGGTCGACGACGTCTTCGCGGCCGACGGTCGCGTCACCGCCACGGGGACCTACCGCGGCACGTACCTGGCCACCGGTCGTCGCCTCGAGGCCGAGTTCTGTCACCTGTGGTGGGTGGAGGGTGGCAAGATCCGCGGCTTCCGCCAGTTCACCGACACGGCGGCGTTCGCCGCGGTGATGCGCGGGTGA
- a CDS encoding pyridoxamine 5'-phosphate oxidase family protein: MGRLAMDDGELGAFLAEQRVLRLATVDDDGWPAVVPVWFVWHAGAFWVWNLERAKRTARLRAGTRCAFVVDGGHDYGELRGVSGRLAYAFVADDEVPVDVRRGFAQRYFGVDEPLPPADHHAWLRLDPVGVASWDFRKL; this comes from the coding sequence GTGGGACGGCTGGCGATGGACGACGGCGAACTCGGCGCCTTCCTCGCCGAGCAGCGCGTGCTGCGCCTGGCCACCGTCGACGACGACGGCTGGCCCGCCGTCGTCCCCGTCTGGTTCGTCTGGCACGCCGGCGCGTTCTGGGTGTGGAACCTGGAACGCGCGAAGCGCACGGCGCGGCTGCGGGCCGGCACGCGCTGCGCATTCGTCGTGGACGGCGGGCACGACTACGGCGAACTGCGCGGCGTGTCGGGCCGGCTCGCCTACGCGTTCGTCGCGGACGACGAGGTGCCGGTCGACGTGCGCCGCGGGTTCGCTCAGCGTTATTTCGGCGTGGACGAGCCGCTGCCACCGGCCGACCACCACGCCTGGCTACGACTCGACCCGGTCGGGGTCGCGAGCTGGGACTTCCGCAAGCTCTGA
- a CDS encoding glycerophosphodiester phosphodiesterase family protein codes for MVAGARTRSRRRLVVVGLLLLAGLLAVALQQPPQERVAHFAARDVSVIAHAGAQGHAPSNTIEAFDLALEQGADTLEMDLQITADGEVVVIHDGTVDRTTGVSGDVAGLTLAQLQELDAGWYFEDAAGNRPWADRGVRIPTLREVLERYPDTHLIVELKTDGDLAIVDPVVALLREYGRDDGSVTVASFSTDYLAPVREQLPDVPTNMPEGETTGFYVRQLVGLHPWWSPPGELFQVPEVHDGRRVVTPRFVRAAERLGVDVQVWTVNDPEQMHRLLDAGVHGIMTDYPDVLVDVLNDRAAAQARDPGGYGTQLQRAVDLQAGPEWWTTLLHVVTFLGDEEFYLLVFPLLYWAVSRRLGVRLGVMLLLTAGINSIGKLVTTTPRPAFLDPTLERVPEATFGVPSGHAQNGAAVWGLLAVSLRHPLVRVALVGLIAAIGWSRIHLGAHFREDVLVGWTIGALLLVAFWLLEPRVRRWAATRGPVEWVLAGLVASWALILVGVLLSARLRGFDPGWPGLLDPTEATSAADVVTAAATLAGLVVGLAVLVPRGGFDSGGTLGRRAARVGLGLVGVVVLWQGLGAVFPAGGDAVALLLRYLRYLLVGAWVGGLAPLLFRRLGLADPAPQGTSELAEVPARDPDRVES; via the coding sequence GTGGTCGCTGGGGCGCGCACACGGAGCCGACGCCGGCTGGTCGTCGTCGGGCTGCTGCTGTTGGCCGGCCTGCTGGCCGTGGCGCTCCAGCAGCCGCCGCAGGAACGCGTCGCCCACTTCGCCGCCCGCGACGTCAGCGTCATCGCCCACGCCGGCGCCCAGGGCCACGCCCCCAGCAACACCATCGAGGCGTTCGACCTCGCCCTCGAACAGGGTGCCGACACCCTGGAGATGGACCTGCAGATCACGGCCGACGGCGAGGTCGTGGTCATCCACGACGGGACCGTGGACCGCACCACGGGGGTGTCCGGCGACGTCGCTGGCCTGACGCTCGCGCAGCTGCAGGAGCTCGACGCCGGCTGGTACTTCGAGGACGCGGCCGGCAACCGTCCGTGGGCGGACCGCGGCGTGCGCATCCCGACGCTGCGCGAGGTGCTCGAGCGCTACCCCGACACCCACCTGATCGTCGAGCTCAAGACCGACGGCGACCTCGCCATCGTCGACCCGGTCGTCGCGCTGCTGCGCGAGTACGGCCGCGACGACGGCAGCGTCACCGTCGCCAGCTTCAGCACCGACTACCTCGCGCCGGTCCGCGAGCAGCTGCCCGACGTGCCCACCAACATGCCCGAGGGCGAGACGACCGGGTTCTACGTGCGGCAGCTCGTCGGCCTGCACCCGTGGTGGTCGCCGCCGGGCGAGCTGTTCCAGGTCCCCGAGGTGCACGACGGCCGGCGGGTCGTCACGCCCCGGTTCGTGCGCGCCGCCGAGCGCCTCGGCGTCGACGTGCAGGTGTGGACCGTAAACGACCCCGAGCAGATGCACCGGCTGCTCGACGCCGGCGTGCACGGGATCATGACCGATTATCCCGACGTGCTCGTCGACGTGCTGAACGACCGTGCCGCTGCCCAGGCGCGCGACCCCGGTGGGTACGGGACGCAGCTGCAGCGGGCGGTCGACCTGCAGGCCGGGCCCGAGTGGTGGACCACGCTGCTGCACGTGGTCACGTTCCTCGGTGACGAGGAGTTCTACCTGCTGGTATTCCCGTTGCTGTACTGGGCGGTGAGCCGGCGGCTCGGCGTCCGGCTGGGCGTGATGCTGCTGCTGACCGCCGGCATCAACTCGATCGGCAAGCTGGTCACGACCACGCCGCGGCCGGCGTTCCTCGACCCGACGCTGGAGCGCGTGCCGGAAGCGACGTTCGGGGTCCCGTCCGGGCACGCCCAGAACGGCGCCGCCGTGTGGGGGCTGCTCGCCGTGAGCCTGCGCCATCCGCTCGTGCGGGTCGCGCTGGTCGGGCTGATCGCCGCGATCGGCTGGTCCCGCATCCACCTCGGCGCGCACTTCCGCGAGGACGTCCTGGTCGGCTGGACGATCGGGGCACTGCTGCTCGTGGCGTTCTGGCTGCTCGAGCCGCGCGTGCGCCGCTGGGCCGCCACGCGCGGTCCGGTGGAGTGGGTGCTGGCGGGCCTGGTGGCGTCCTGGGCACTGATCCTGGTCGGCGTACTGCTGTCGGCCCGGTTGCGCGGCTTCGACCCGGGCTGGCCGGGACTCCTCGACCCGACCGAGGCCACCAGCGCCGCCGACGTCGTCACCGCCGCGGCCACGCTGGCCGGCCTGGTCGTCGGACTGGCCGTCCTGGTTCCGCGCGGCGGGTTCGACAGCGGCGGGACGCTGGGCCGCCGCGCGGCGCGCGTCGGCCTCGGGCTCGTCGGCGTGGTGGTGCTCTGGCAGGGGCTGGGCGCGGTGTTCCCGGCCGGCGGTGACGCGGTGGCCCTGCTGCTGCGCTACCTCCGCTACCTGCTCGTCGGCGCCTGGGTCGGCGGGCTGGCGCCGCTGCTGTTCCGCCGGCTGGGGCTGGCGGACCCGGCTCCGCAGGGCACCTCAGAGCTTGCGGAAGTCCCAGCTCGCGACCCCGACCGGGTCGAGTCGTAG
- a CDS encoding NCS2 family permease, which yields MSEDVRTEERRSDVTSRLDRFFKLREHGTDVRTELVAGLTTFLAMAYIVFVNPDILSATGMDAGAVFVATCLAAAIGTLIMGLYANFPIAQAPGMGLNAFFAFTVVLGLGVPWQTALAGTFVSGLLFLVLALTGVREAVITAIPLQLKLAVGAGIGLFIAFIGLKNAGIVVADEATTVTLGNLGAPTTLLAIFGIVVTCLFLMRGLRGAIFYGIVATAVVGVIFGINELGGVVGRVPSLAPTFGEAFGALPELLTVQMLVVVFTMLFVDFFDTAGTLIAVSNQAGLLDEQGRLPDANKALVSDSVATMGGAMLGTSTTTSYIESSAGVGAGGRTGLTSVATAGFFLLALLFSPLLSVISGEVTAAALILVGVMMARGLGQIEWDRLEYAIPAFVTVVAMPLTYSIATGIALGLLLFPLMMLFKGRAREVSPIMWVLLVTFAAYFLWLVE from the coding sequence GTGAGCGAGGACGTCCGCACCGAGGAGCGTCGCAGCGACGTGACCTCGAGACTCGACCGCTTCTTCAAGTTGCGCGAGCACGGCACCGACGTGCGCACGGAACTCGTCGCCGGCCTGACGACGTTCCTCGCGATGGCCTACATCGTGTTCGTCAACCCCGACATCCTGAGCGCCACCGGCATGGACGCCGGCGCCGTCTTCGTGGCGACCTGCCTCGCCGCCGCGATCGGCACGCTCATCATGGGGTTGTACGCGAACTTCCCCATCGCGCAGGCGCCGGGCATGGGACTGAACGCGTTCTTCGCGTTCACGGTCGTGCTGGGGCTCGGCGTGCCGTGGCAGACGGCGCTGGCCGGCACGTTCGTGTCCGGCCTGCTGTTCCTGGTGCTCGCCCTGACCGGGGTGCGCGAGGCCGTCATCACCGCCATCCCGCTGCAGCTCAAGCTGGCCGTCGGCGCCGGCATCGGGCTGTTCATCGCCTTCATCGGGCTGAAGAACGCCGGCATCGTCGTCGCCGACGAGGCCACCACCGTCACCCTGGGCAACCTCGGGGCGCCCACCACGTTGCTGGCCATCTTCGGCATCGTCGTCACGTGCCTGTTCCTGATGCGCGGCCTGCGCGGCGCGATCTTCTACGGGATCGTCGCCACGGCCGTGGTCGGCGTGATCTTCGGCATCAACGAACTCGGCGGCGTCGTCGGCCGGGTCCCCAGCCTCGCCCCGACCTTCGGCGAGGCGTTCGGCGCGCTGCCCGAGCTCCTGACCGTCCAGATGCTGGTGGTGGTGTTCACGATGCTGTTCGTGGACTTCTTCGACACCGCCGGGACGCTGATCGCGGTCAGCAACCAGGCCGGCCTGCTCGACGAGCAGGGCCGCCTGCCCGACGCCAACAAGGCCCTGGTGTCCGACTCGGTCGCCACGATGGGCGGCGCGATGCTCGGCACCTCGACGACCACGTCCTACATCGAGTCGTCCGCCGGCGTCGGCGCCGGCGGCCGCACGGGGCTCACGTCCGTGGCGACGGCCGGGTTCTTCCTGCTGGCGCTGCTCTTCTCGCCGCTGCTGTCGGTCATCAGTGGTGAGGTGACGGCCGCGGCGCTGATCCTGGTCGGCGTCATGATGGCGCGCGGCCTGGGCCAGATCGAGTGGGACCGGCTCGAGTACGCGATCCCGGCGTTCGTGACCGTCGTCGCGATGCCGCTGACCTACTCGATCGCCACCGGCATCGCCCTGGGGCTGCTGCTGTTCCCGCTGATGATGCTGTTCAAGGGCCGCGCCCGCGAGGTCAGCCCGATCATGTGGGTCCTGCTCGTGACCTTCGCCGCCTACTTCCTGTGGCTGGTGGAGTAG
- a CDS encoding DUF2269 family protein, translating to MSGYSVVVFVHVVAAIAVVGGSLFGPLLGMSVRRADDVGALRQVARHQAAVSTTGGAAAAVVLASGLFLAFRGGWWGSGWLEVSLGLFALAGVLAMGVVDPAIKRLLAALDEAGTGPVTPAVDRLRREPRATVADGVLLGVDVTIVFLMTNKPGPVGALAAAAVGLTVGGLVAARERRHDAAALADAEAAPAA from the coding sequence GTGTCGGGCTACTCCGTCGTCGTGTTCGTCCACGTCGTCGCGGCGATCGCCGTCGTGGGAGGGTCGCTGTTCGGCCCGCTGCTCGGGATGTCGGTGCGACGCGCCGACGACGTCGGCGCGCTGCGCCAGGTCGCCCGTCACCAGGCGGCGGTGAGCACGACCGGCGGCGCCGCCGCGGCGGTCGTGCTGGCCAGCGGCCTGTTCCTCGCCTTCCGCGGCGGCTGGTGGGGCTCCGGCTGGCTCGAGGTGTCCTTGGGCCTGTTCGCGCTGGCCGGCGTCCTCGCCATGGGGGTGGTCGACCCGGCGATCAAGCGGCTGCTGGCGGCGCTTGACGAGGCGGGCACCGGGCCGGTGACGCCGGCCGTCGATCGGCTGCGGCGCGAACCGCGCGCCACCGTGGCGGATGGCGTCCTGCTGGGCGTCGACGTCACGATCGTGTTCCTGATGACGAACAAGCCGGGCCCGGTGGGGGCCCTGGCGGCCGCGGCTGTCGGGCTCACCGTCGGCGGGCTGGTCGCCGCCCGCGAGCGACGCCACGACGCCGCGGCGCTCGCCGACGCGGAGGCCGCGCCGGCTGCCTGA
- the clpB gene encoding ATP-dependent chaperone ClpB encodes MDFDRLTHKSQEALQQAGGIARDRKHPEVGSAHLLLALVSQAEGVVLPVVQKLGVTPTALRNRIGEVLAAMPAAYGSSGEVRLSSGLAQALERATDEAGQLGDDYVSTEHLLLALTDGGDRTAAVLRESGVTRDAILGVLKDVRGAQRVTSKDPETTYEALEKYARDLTALARDGKLDPVIGRDEEIRRTIQVLVRRTKNNPVLIGEPGVGKTAIVEGLARRIVEGDVPTLLQDKRLVELDLSAMIAGSKYRGEFEERLKAVLKEIESSEGRIITFIDELHTLVGAGAAEGAMDAANMVKPLLARGQLRMIGATTLAEYRSIEKDAALERRFQPIHVAEPSVPDTVGILRGLKERYEVHHGVRITDDAIVAAAALSDRYLTDRFLPDKAIDLLDEAAARLRIAIDSLPPEIDEVDRRMRQLEIERHSLAKEETESARARLADLDAELADLRERDTAMRARWQQEKGAIEQLQAAKEELERVREEAAAAEREGDYARVSELRYARMPELERQIAEAQHQIEQQRAAGDSLLEEEVTETEIAEVVGRWTGIPVAKLIESEAAKLVHLEDQLHQRVVGQDEAVAAVANAVRRSRSGIADPDRPLGSFLFLGPTGVGKTELARALAEFLFDDERAMVRIDMGEYQEKHTVARLIGAPPGYVGYDEGGQLTEAVRRRPYRVVLLDEVEKAHPDVFNVLLQVLDDGRLTDGQGRTVDFRNVVVIMTSNLGSQHILDPTLSDEELREQVMAEVRTHFRPEFLNRIDETVIFSRLAPDQLRAIVDIQLDRLRRRLAERDLELEVTDAAMGWLAERGYDPLYGARPVKRLLRQAVEDALAKALLDGRIVDGQRVLVDLGEDGGLHVTGRERIPVA; translated from the coding sequence GTGGACTTCGATCGACTGACCCACAAGTCCCAGGAGGCCCTGCAGCAGGCCGGTGGGATCGCGCGCGACCGCAAGCATCCCGAGGTCGGCTCGGCGCACCTGCTGCTCGCCCTGGTCTCGCAGGCCGAGGGCGTCGTGCTGCCGGTGGTGCAGAAGCTGGGCGTGACCCCGACGGCCCTGCGCAACCGCATCGGCGAGGTACTGGCCGCCATGCCGGCCGCGTACGGCTCCTCGGGCGAGGTCCGGCTCAGCAGCGGCCTGGCGCAGGCCCTGGAGCGCGCCACCGACGAGGCCGGCCAACTCGGCGACGACTACGTCTCCACCGAGCACCTGCTGCTCGCCCTGACCGACGGCGGCGACCGCACCGCGGCCGTGCTGCGGGAGTCCGGCGTCACCCGCGACGCCATCCTCGGCGTGCTCAAGGACGTCCGGGGTGCCCAGCGCGTCACGTCCAAGGACCCGGAGACCACCTACGAGGCGCTGGAGAAGTACGCCCGCGACCTCACCGCCCTGGCCCGCGACGGCAAGCTCGACCCGGTCATCGGCCGTGACGAGGAGATCCGGCGCACGATCCAGGTGCTCGTGCGCCGCACGAAGAACAACCCGGTCCTGATCGGCGAGCCGGGTGTCGGCAAGACCGCCATCGTCGAGGGCCTGGCCCGCCGCATCGTCGAGGGCGACGTCCCCACGCTGCTGCAGGACAAGCGGCTGGTCGAGCTCGACCTGTCCGCCATGATCGCCGGGTCCAAGTACCGCGGCGAGTTCGAGGAGCGCCTGAAGGCGGTACTGAAGGAGATCGAGTCCTCCGAGGGCCGCATCATCACCTTCATCGACGAACTGCACACGCTCGTCGGCGCCGGTGCCGCCGAAGGCGCGATGGACGCGGCCAACATGGTCAAGCCGCTGCTCGCCCGCGGCCAGCTGCGCATGATCGGCGCCACGACCCTGGCCGAGTACCGCTCGATCGAGAAGGACGCCGCGCTCGAGCGCCGCTTCCAGCCCATCCACGTCGCCGAGCCGTCGGTTCCGGACACGGTCGGGATCCTGCGCGGCCTCAAGGAGCGCTACGAGGTCCACCACGGGGTGCGCATCACCGACGACGCGATCGTCGCCGCCGCGGCGCTGTCGGACCGCTATCTGACCGACCGGTTCCTGCCGGACAAGGCCATCGACCTGCTCGACGAGGCGGCCGCGCGACTGCGCATCGCCATCGACTCGCTGCCGCCGGAGATCGACGAGGTCGACCGGCGCATGCGGCAGCTGGAGATCGAGCGGCACAGCCTGGCCAAGGAGGAGACGGAGTCCGCGCGGGCGCGGCTGGCCGACCTGGACGCCGAACTGGCCGACCTGCGCGAGCGCGACACCGCCATGCGGGCCCGCTGGCAGCAGGAGAAGGGCGCCATCGAGCAGCTCCAGGCCGCCAAGGAGGAGCTCGAGCGCGTCCGCGAGGAGGCCGCCGCCGCCGAGCGCGAGGGTGACTACGCCCGCGTGTCCGAGCTGCGCTACGCGCGCATGCCGGAGCTCGAGCGCCAGATCGCCGAGGCCCAGCACCAGATCGAGCAGCAGCGGGCCGCCGGCGACAGCCTGCTCGAGGAAGAGGTGACCGAGACCGAGATCGCCGAGGTCGTCGGGCGCTGGACCGGCATCCCGGTCGCCAAGCTGATCGAGTCCGAGGCCGCCAAGCTCGTCCACCTCGAGGACCAGCTCCACCAGCGGGTCGTCGGCCAGGACGAGGCCGTCGCGGCGGTCGCCAACGCGGTCCGTCGCAGCCGCTCCGGCATCGCCGACCCCGACCGGCCGCTGGGCAGCTTCCTGTTCCTCGGCCCGACCGGGGTCGGCAAGACCGAGCTCGCCCGCGCGCTCGCGGAGTTCCTGTTCGACGACGAGCGCGCCATGGTCCGCATCGACATGGGCGAGTACCAGGAGAAGCACACGGTCGCCCGGCTGATCGGTGCGCCCCCCGGCTACGTCGGCTACGACGAGGGCGGCCAGCTCACCGAGGCGGTCCGCCGCCGGCCTTACCGCGTGGTGCTGCTCGACGAGGTGGAGAAGGCCCACCCGGACGTGTTCAACGTGCTGCTGCAGGTGCTCGACGACGGCCGACTCACCGACGGGCAGGGCCGCACGGTCGACTTCCGCAACGTCGTGGTGATCATGACCTCCAACCTCGGCTCGCAGCACATCCTCGACCCGACGCTGTCGGACGAGGAGCTGCGCGAGCAGGTCATGGCGGAGGTCCGCACGCACTTCCGGCCGGAGTTCCTCAACCGCATCGACGAGACGGTGATCTTCTCCCGGCTCGCGCCGGACCAGCTGCGGGCGATCGTGGACATCCAGCTCGACCGGCTGCGTCGCCGCCTGGCCGAACGCGACCTGGAGCTGGAGGTCACCGACGCGGCCATGGGGTGGCTGGCCGAGCGCGGCTACGACCCGCTCTACGGCGCCCGGCCGGTCAAGCGGCTGCTGCGTCAGGCGGTCGAGGACGCCCTCGCCAAGGCGCTGCTCGACGGCCGGATCGTCGACGGCCAGCGGGTCCTCGTCGACCTCGGCGAGGACGGCGGGCTGCACGTCACCGGCCGCGAGCGGATCCCTGTCGCCTGA
- a CDS encoding M14 family zinc carboxypeptidase, translating into MTNTTRRRRLTALLGAACLVLAIPLSAAADPVSKPGGPFVPPAEGDPNRAAILSADDVERELLALERRSKGAMQLDVVGQSGEGRPLYMATIGTGDERVWVQGRIHGNEPYGPDAALAFLKTLVAGGQHASQVLSEVTFAVIPMYNPDGSEAYIRQDTVHRIDLNRDWGVDQDIFDQLNAVRVQRGQNPLPQSTFDNYTQLRAVESQAFWYAFAEFRPHYMVDIHHQGTYYAGDTDDMTTFSVGISLDELMLSSDQWDTVRRMGVLAADAAGRHGAVTPTRYPYINIPEGVVSAAMLNGPGPEGEYADWTPRGAMFFESRGGIGQKSRGYLVKQNVDALWAIVDAVADGSIDTVDADRWDDILPRGGFLSNQAKFGY; encoded by the coding sequence ATGACGAACACCACACGCCGTCGCCGCCTGACGGCGCTGCTCGGCGCCGCCTGCCTGGTGCTGGCGATCCCGTTGTCCGCGGCCGCCGATCCGGTGTCGAAGCCGGGCGGCCCATTCGTACCGCCGGCCGAAGGCGACCCGAACCGTGCCGCGATCCTGTCGGCCGACGACGTCGAGCGCGAGTTGCTGGCGTTGGAGCGCCGCAGCAAGGGCGCGATGCAGCTCGACGTGGTCGGACAGAGCGGCGAGGGCCGCCCGCTGTACATGGCCACGATCGGCACCGGTGACGAGCGGGTCTGGGTGCAGGGTCGCATCCACGGCAACGAGCCGTACGGCCCCGACGCGGCACTCGCGTTCCTGAAGACCCTGGTCGCCGGTGGCCAGCACGCCAGCCAGGTGCTGTCGGAGGTCACCTTCGCGGTCATCCCGATGTACAACCCGGACGGCTCCGAGGCCTACATCCGCCAGGACACGGTCCACCGGATCGACCTCAACCGCGACTGGGGCGTCGACCAGGACATCTTCGACCAGCTCAACGCCGTCCGGGTCCAGCGCGGCCAGAACCCGCTGCCGCAGTCGACGTTCGACAACTACACGCAGCTGCGGGCCGTCGAGTCACAGGCCTTCTGGTACGCGTTCGCCGAGTTCCGGCCCCACTACATGGTGGACATCCACCACCAGGGGACCTACTACGCCGGCGACACCGACGACATGACGACGTTCTCCGTCGGCATCTCGCTCGACGAGCTGATGCTGTCGTCGGACCAGTGGGACACCGTGCGCCGCATGGGCGTGCTCGCCGCCGACGCCGCCGGACGGCACGGTGCGGTCACCCCGACCCGCTACCCGTACATCAACATCCCCGAGGGCGTCGTGTCGGCCGCGATGCTGAACGGCCCGGGCCCGGAGGGTGAGTACGCGGACTGGACGCCGCGGGGAGCGATGTTCTTCGAGTCGCGCGGCGGCATCGGGCAGAAGAGCCGCGGCTACCTGGTCAAGCAGAACGTCGACGCGCTGTGGGCGATCGTCGACGCGGTCGCGGACGGCTCGATCGACACGGTCGACGCCGACCGTTGGGACGACATCCTGCCGCGCGGCGGCTTCCTGTCGAACCAGGCCAAGTTCGGCTACTGA